A portion of the Propionispora vibrioides genome contains these proteins:
- the ispD gene encoding 2-C-methyl-D-erythritol 4-phosphate cytidylyltransferase, whose protein sequence is MVTVILPAAGQGKRMNHVTNKVFIPLLNRPVLIHSVLAFSACPEVDNLVIAAARSEIAFVEKMLSGVAGIKPWKVVAGGSERQYSIANALAVIPDTVEVILVHDAARPLIKPRMISQMIAAAREFKAAGLAVPLKDTVKKVDEDCFVTETPARRSMWIMQTPQAFDAAILRQAYIHAAQDGFLGTDDASLVERLGIRVKLVEGSYSNVKITTPEDIIIAEALMKKRYGYEMLRFGVDYEENRVVEGNFK, encoded by the coding sequence GTGGTTACGGTAATTTTACCTGCTGCCGGTCAAGGCAAACGAATGAACCATGTGACGAATAAAGTGTTCATTCCTTTGCTGAATCGTCCGGTGCTGATTCACAGCGTGCTGGCGTTTTCAGCTTGTCCCGAAGTCGATAATCTGGTGATAGCGGCAGCCCGGTCGGAAATCGCTTTTGTCGAAAAGATGCTGTCCGGTGTTGCTGGAATAAAACCTTGGAAAGTGGTTGCCGGCGGCAGTGAACGGCAATATTCTATTGCCAATGCCCTGGCGGTGATCCCGGATACAGTGGAAGTCATTCTAGTGCATGATGCGGCCAGACCGCTCATAAAACCCAGAATGATCAGCCAAATGATTGCGGCTGCCAGAGAATTTAAAGCAGCGGGACTGGCGGTCCCGTTAAAAGATACAGTAAAGAAAGTAGATGAAGACTGTTTTGTCACCGAGACTCCGGCTCGCCGGAGCATGTGGATCATGCAGACACCACAGGCTTTTGACGCAGCTATTTTGCGTCAGGCTTATATCCACGCGGCCCAAGATGGATTTCTCGGTACCGATGATGCTTCACTGGTGGAGCGCCTGGGAATCCGGGTTAAGCTGGTGGAGGGAAGCTATAGCAATGTCAAGATAACGACACCGGAAGACATCATTATCGCCGAGGCGTTGATGAAGAAACGATACGGCTATGAAATGCTGCGTTTCGGGGTAGACTATGAAGAGAACCGGGTTGTGGAGGGAAACTTTAAGTGA
- the ispF gene encoding 2-C-methyl-D-erythritol 2,4-cyclodiphosphate synthase — MLRFGMGYDVHRLVEGRKLILGGVEVPHTYGLDGHSDADVLLHAIKDALLGAAALGDIGRHFPDSDPRYKGISSLILLGKVRDIIAAKGYQVNNIDATIVAEKPKLAPYIERMNANIAAELEIAVDMVNVKATTTEGLGFAGKKEGIAAYAVASIVKNTIADDQAVL; from the coding sequence ATGCTACGGTTTGGAATGGGTTATGATGTGCACCGGCTGGTGGAAGGTCGCAAGTTGATTCTGGGCGGGGTAGAGGTGCCTCATACTTATGGCTTGGACGGTCATTCCGACGCAGACGTATTGCTGCACGCCATCAAAGACGCCCTGTTGGGGGCGGCTGCCCTGGGTGATATCGGCAGGCATTTTCCCGACAGTGATCCCCGGTATAAGGGAATATCGAGTTTGATTTTATTGGGCAAAGTAAGAGATATCATTGCCGCCAAAGGATATCAGGTGAACAATATTGACGCGACGATTGTCGCCGAGAAGCCCAAACTGGCGCCATATATTGAACGAATGAACGCCAATATAGCGGCTGAACTGGAGATTGCCGTAGACATGGTCAACGTAAAGGCGACCACCACGGAGGGGCTGGGCTTTGCCGGCAAAAAGGAAGGCATTGCGGCCTATGCAGTTGCTTCTATAGTGAAGAATACGATAGCCGATGATCAAGCCGTGCTTTAA
- a CDS encoding P-II family nitrogen regulator — protein MKITKIDIITRPEKLEELKEALNAIGVAGMTVTQVYGCGLSKGHKEVYRGKEVTVNLVPKVKVETVVCEVPVEKVLEAAKRSCHTGNLGDGKIFVYPIENAVRIRTGEEGDIAIIDPK, from the coding sequence ATGAAAATAACCAAAATAGATATCATTACCCGTCCTGAGAAGCTGGAAGAACTGAAAGAAGCTCTCAACGCCATCGGCGTTGCCGGCATGACGGTAACCCAGGTGTACGGTTGCGGGTTGTCCAAGGGACATAAAGAAGTATACCGTGGCAAGGAAGTCACCGTTAACCTGGTGCCAAAAGTCAAAGTCGAAACAGTTGTTTGTGAAGTACCTGTCGAGAAGGTGCTGGAAGCGGCAAAAAGATCCTGCCATACCGGTAACCTGGGTGACGGAAAAATCTTCGTTTATCCGATCGAAAACGCCGTTCGCATCCGTACCGGCGAAGAAGGCGATATCGCCATTATTGATCCGAAATAA